The following are encoded in a window of Struthio camelus isolate bStrCam1 chromosome Z, bStrCam1.hap1, whole genome shotgun sequence genomic DNA:
- the GIN1 gene encoding gypsy retrotransposon integrase-like protein 1 isoform X5: MVRSGKNGGLHLRQIAYYKRTGEYHPTTLSSERSGIRRAAKKFVFKENKLFYVGKDRKQMRLVIVSDEEKKKVLEKCHENAAGTHHGISRTLTLVESNYYWTSVTNDVKQWVYACQHCQVAKNTAIAAPTARPIKAEDPWAAVTIDLIGPFNATNRSHMYIIVMTDLFTKWTVILPVRDTSAAEIAKAIINVFFLYGPPQKMPIDQGQELVHQINKELFAVFGMKQIVLSYPQTDDANERTCKTIKAFLNKYCTDHPNDWDEHLSAIAYAFNLTNVEPDQSTPYFQMFNRNPCVVDPTNVCVEGEDCMFAKIFEAIKKASQALEEEKTSDCQIVKITSDEQKARNKITVKRKPKQLNPLCLKVGHEVLRQRKNWWKDGRFQSEWVGPCIIDYITDNGCAILRDATGSRLKRPIKMSHLKPYVRGSSEQDNHYFLQGAIVVDHDYIGFSERSYNPCQQDPIVEGEMNAYARGVMSAAQIPSAASKDQESTEHKHQSELTKDGSIEPNNAHPEQWPSPCWTLQTKIEDT; this comes from the exons ATGGTCCGGAGTGGAAAAAACGGTGGGCTCCACCTGAGACAGATTGCATACTACAAACGAACCGGGGAGTATCATCCTACAACGTTATCGAGTGAAAGAAGTGGAATCAGAAGAGCAGccaaaaaatttgttttcaaag aaaataagttGTTCTATGttggaaaagacagaaaacaaatgcgCTTGGTAATTGTTTCAGATGAAGAGAAGAAGAAGGTGCTTGAGAAATGCCACGAAAATGCTGCAGGCACTCATCATGGCATATCGAGGACACTGACTTTAGTGGAATCTAATTACTACTGGACTTCTGTAACAAACGATGTCAAACAGTGG GTGTATGCTTGCCAGCATTGCCAAGTGGCAAAGAATACAGCCATCGCAGCACCCACAGCACGCCCTATCAAAGCCGAGGACCCTTGGGCGGCAGTTACTATAGACCTAATAGGACCTTTTAATGCAACCAACAGAAGCCACATGTACATCATTGTGATGACAGATTTGTTCACCAAATGGACTGTTATCTTGCCAGTGCGTGATACTTCAGCAGCTGAAATTGCCAAGGCAAtcataaatgtgtttttcttgtATGGACCGCCTCAAAAAATGCCTATTGATCAAGGGCAGGAGCTTGTTCATCAG ataaacaaaGAACTATTTGCGGTCTTTGGAATGAAACAAATAGTATTGTCTTATCCTCAGACAGATGATGCAAATGAAAGAACATGCAAGACAATCAAAGCTTTCCTTAACAAGTATTGCACAGACCATCCAAATGATTGGGATGAACATTTATCTGCTATTGCCTATGCTTTTAATTTGACTAATGTG GAGCCAGATCAAAGCACCCCATATTTCCAAATGTTTAATCGTAACCCCTGTGTGGTTGATCCAACAAATGTGTGTGTGGAAGGAGAAGACTGCATGTTTGCCAAAATAtttgaagcaattaaaaaagccAGTCAAGCGCTGGAGGAAGAGAAAACCTCAGACTGTCAG ATAGTGAAAATCACTTCAGATGAACAGAAAGCCAGAAACAAGATCACTGTCAAAAGGAAGCCAAAACAGTTAAATCCCCTTTGCCTTAAAGTTGGGCATGAAGTCCTCAGACAGAGAAAAAACTGGTGGAAGGATGGTCGTTTCCAGTCAGAATGGGTTGGTCCTTGTATTATAGATTATATCACAGATAATGGCTGTGCAATATTAAGAGATGCCACAGGATCCAGGCTGAAAAGACCCATCAAAATGTCTCACCTTAAGCCATACGTAAGAGGGTCCAGTGAACAAG ACAACCATTACTTCTTACAAGGTGCAATAGTTGTTGACCACGACTATATTGGCTTTTCTGAAAGATCATATAATCCATGCCAGCAAGACCCCATTGTTGAAGGAGAGATGAATGCCTATGCAAGAGGTGTCATGTCTGCTGCGCAAATACCATCTGCCGCCAGCAAAGACCAAGAATCAACAGAACATAAACATCAGTCTGAGCTAACGAAAGATGGTAGCATTGAACCAAACAACGCACATCCAGAGCAGTGGCCTTCACCTTGCTGGACGCTTCAGACCAAGATAGAAGATACTTAA
- the GIN1 gene encoding gypsy retrotransposon integrase-like protein 1 isoform X7, which translates to MVRSGKNGGLHLRQIAYYKRTGEYHPTTLSSERSGIRRAAKKFVFKDEEKKKVLEKCHENAAGTHHGISRTLTLVESNYYWTSVTNDVKQWVYACQHCQVAKNTAIAAPTARPIKAEDPWAAVTIDLIGPFNATNRSHMYIIVMTDLFTKWTVILPVRDTSAAEIAKAIINVFFLYGPPQKMPIDQGQELVHQINKELFAVFGMKQIVLSYPQTDDANERTCKTIKAFLNKYCTDHPNDWDEHLSAIAYAFNLTNVEPDQSTPYFQMFNRNPCVVDPTNVCVEGEDCMFAKIFEAIKKASQALEEEKTSDCQIVKITSDEQKARNKITVKRKPKQLNPLCLKVGHEVLRQRKNWWKDGRFQSEWVGPCIIDYITDNGCAILRDATGSRLKRPIKMSHLKPYVRGSSEQDNHYFLQGAIVVDHDYIGFSERSYNPCQQDPIVEGEMNAYARGVMSAAQIPSAASKDQESTEHKHQSELTKDGSIEPNNAHPEQWPSPCWTLQTKIEDT; encoded by the exons ATGGTCCGGAGTGGAAAAAACGGTGGGCTCCACCTGAGACAGATTGCATACTACAAACGAACCGGGGAGTATCATCCTACAACGTTATCGAGTGAAAGAAGTGGAATCAGAAGAGCAGccaaaaaatttgttttcaaag ATGAAGAGAAGAAGAAGGTGCTTGAGAAATGCCACGAAAATGCTGCAGGCACTCATCATGGCATATCGAGGACACTGACTTTAGTGGAATCTAATTACTACTGGACTTCTGTAACAAACGATGTCAAACAGTGG GTGTATGCTTGCCAGCATTGCCAAGTGGCAAAGAATACAGCCATCGCAGCACCCACAGCACGCCCTATCAAAGCCGAGGACCCTTGGGCGGCAGTTACTATAGACCTAATAGGACCTTTTAATGCAACCAACAGAAGCCACATGTACATCATTGTGATGACAGATTTGTTCACCAAATGGACTGTTATCTTGCCAGTGCGTGATACTTCAGCAGCTGAAATTGCCAAGGCAAtcataaatgtgtttttcttgtATGGACCGCCTCAAAAAATGCCTATTGATCAAGGGCAGGAGCTTGTTCATCAG ataaacaaaGAACTATTTGCGGTCTTTGGAATGAAACAAATAGTATTGTCTTATCCTCAGACAGATGATGCAAATGAAAGAACATGCAAGACAATCAAAGCTTTCCTTAACAAGTATTGCACAGACCATCCAAATGATTGGGATGAACATTTATCTGCTATTGCCTATGCTTTTAATTTGACTAATGTG GAGCCAGATCAAAGCACCCCATATTTCCAAATGTTTAATCGTAACCCCTGTGTGGTTGATCCAACAAATGTGTGTGTGGAAGGAGAAGACTGCATGTTTGCCAAAATAtttgaagcaattaaaaaagccAGTCAAGCGCTGGAGGAAGAGAAAACCTCAGACTGTCAG ATAGTGAAAATCACTTCAGATGAACAGAAAGCCAGAAACAAGATCACTGTCAAAAGGAAGCCAAAACAGTTAAATCCCCTTTGCCTTAAAGTTGGGCATGAAGTCCTCAGACAGAGAAAAAACTGGTGGAAGGATGGTCGTTTCCAGTCAGAATGGGTTGGTCCTTGTATTATAGATTATATCACAGATAATGGCTGTGCAATATTAAGAGATGCCACAGGATCCAGGCTGAAAAGACCCATCAAAATGTCTCACCTTAAGCCATACGTAAGAGGGTCCAGTGAACAAG ACAACCATTACTTCTTACAAGGTGCAATAGTTGTTGACCACGACTATATTGGCTTTTCTGAAAGATCATATAATCCATGCCAGCAAGACCCCATTGTTGAAGGAGAGATGAATGCCTATGCAAGAGGTGTCATGTCTGCTGCGCAAATACCATCTGCCGCCAGCAAAGACCAAGAATCAACAGAACATAAACATCAGTCTGAGCTAACGAAAGATGGTAGCATTGAACCAAACAACGCACATCCAGAGCAGTGGCCTTCACCTTGCTGGACGCTTCAGACCAAGATAGAAGATACTTAA
- the GIN1 gene encoding gypsy retrotransposon integrase-like protein 1 isoform X9 produces MVRSGKNGGLHLRQIAYYKRTGEYHPTTLSSERSGIRRAAKKFVFKDEEKKKVLEKCHENAAGTHHGISRTLTLVESNYYWTSVTNDVKQWVYACQHCQVAKNTAIAAPTARPIKAEDPWAAVTIDLIGPFNATNRSHMYIIVMTDLFTKWTVILPVRDTSAAEIAKAIINVFFLYGPPQKMPIDQGQELVHQTDDANERTCKTIKAFLNKYCTDHPNDWDEHLSAIAYAFNLTNVEPDQSTPYFQMFNRNPCVVDPTNVCVEGEDCMFAKIFEAIKKASQALEEEKTSDCQIVKITSDEQKARNKITVKRKPKQLNPLCLKVGHEVLRQRKNWWKDGRFQSEWVGPCIIDYITDNGCAILRDATGSRLKRPIKMSHLKPYVRGSSEQDNHYFLQGAIVVDHDYIGFSERSYNPCQQDPIVEGEMNAYARGVMSAAQIPSAASKDQESTEHKHQSELTKDGSIEPNNAHPEQWPSPCWTLQTKIEDT; encoded by the exons ATGGTCCGGAGTGGAAAAAACGGTGGGCTCCACCTGAGACAGATTGCATACTACAAACGAACCGGGGAGTATCATCCTACAACGTTATCGAGTGAAAGAAGTGGAATCAGAAGAGCAGccaaaaaatttgttttcaaag ATGAAGAGAAGAAGAAGGTGCTTGAGAAATGCCACGAAAATGCTGCAGGCACTCATCATGGCATATCGAGGACACTGACTTTAGTGGAATCTAATTACTACTGGACTTCTGTAACAAACGATGTCAAACAGTGG GTGTATGCTTGCCAGCATTGCCAAGTGGCAAAGAATACAGCCATCGCAGCACCCACAGCACGCCCTATCAAAGCCGAGGACCCTTGGGCGGCAGTTACTATAGACCTAATAGGACCTTTTAATGCAACCAACAGAAGCCACATGTACATCATTGTGATGACAGATTTGTTCACCAAATGGACTGTTATCTTGCCAGTGCGTGATACTTCAGCAGCTGAAATTGCCAAGGCAAtcataaatgtgtttttcttgtATGGACCGCCTCAAAAAATGCCTATTGATCAAGGGCAGGAGCTTGTTCATCAG ACAGATGATGCAAATGAAAGAACATGCAAGACAATCAAAGCTTTCCTTAACAAGTATTGCACAGACCATCCAAATGATTGGGATGAACATTTATCTGCTATTGCCTATGCTTTTAATTTGACTAATGTG GAGCCAGATCAAAGCACCCCATATTTCCAAATGTTTAATCGTAACCCCTGTGTGGTTGATCCAACAAATGTGTGTGTGGAAGGAGAAGACTGCATGTTTGCCAAAATAtttgaagcaattaaaaaagccAGTCAAGCGCTGGAGGAAGAGAAAACCTCAGACTGTCAG ATAGTGAAAATCACTTCAGATGAACAGAAAGCCAGAAACAAGATCACTGTCAAAAGGAAGCCAAAACAGTTAAATCCCCTTTGCCTTAAAGTTGGGCATGAAGTCCTCAGACAGAGAAAAAACTGGTGGAAGGATGGTCGTTTCCAGTCAGAATGGGTTGGTCCTTGTATTATAGATTATATCACAGATAATGGCTGTGCAATATTAAGAGATGCCACAGGATCCAGGCTGAAAAGACCCATCAAAATGTCTCACCTTAAGCCATACGTAAGAGGGTCCAGTGAACAAG ACAACCATTACTTCTTACAAGGTGCAATAGTTGTTGACCACGACTATATTGGCTTTTCTGAAAGATCATATAATCCATGCCAGCAAGACCCCATTGTTGAAGGAGAGATGAATGCCTATGCAAGAGGTGTCATGTCTGCTGCGCAAATACCATCTGCCGCCAGCAAAGACCAAGAATCAACAGAACATAAACATCAGTCTGAGCTAACGAAAGATGGTAGCATTGAACCAAACAACGCACATCCAGAGCAGTGGCCTTCACCTTGCTGGACGCTTCAGACCAAGATAGAAGATACTTAA